A segment of the Salvelinus fontinalis isolate EN_2023a unplaced genomic scaffold, ASM2944872v1 scaffold_2642, whole genome shotgun sequence genome:
agtcagggtgagactgggacaggggagagcagggagtcggggtgagactggggggctgggacaggggagagcagggagtcggggtgagactggggggctgggacaggggagagcagggagtcgGGGTGAGActgggacaggggagagcagggagtcaggctgagactggggggctgggacaggggagagcagggagtcggggtgagactggggggctgggacaggggagagcagggagtcggggtgagactggggggctgggacaggggagagcagggagtcggggtgagactggggggctgggacaggggagagcagggagtcagggtgagactggggggctgggacaagggagagcagggagtcagggtgagactggggggctgggacaggggagagcagggagtcagggtgagactggggggctgggacaggggagagcagggagtcagggtgagactgggacaggggagagcagggagtcagggtgagactgggacaggggagagcagggagtcagggtgagactgggacaggggagagcagggagtcagggtgagactggggggctgggacaggggagagcagggagtaagggtgagactggggggctgggacaggggagagcagggagtcagggtgagactgggacaggggagagcagggagtcagggtgagactgggacaggggagagcagggagtcagggtgagactgggacaggggagagcagggagtcagggtgagactgggacaggggagagcagggagtcagggtgagactgggacaggggagagcagggagtcagggtgagactgggacaggggagagcagggagtcagggtgagactgggacaggggagagcagggagtcagggtgagactgggacaggggagagcagggagtcagggtgagactgggacaggggagagcagggagtcagggtgagactgggacaggggagagcagggagtcagggtgagactgggacaggggagagcagggagtcagGGTGAGACTAGGgggctgggacaggggagagcagggagtcagggtgagactgggacaggggagagcagggagtcagCGTGAGACTGGGACAGGGGACTGCTGGGGTGGAGGAATGAAAAAATGGTATGCATGTTTGTTTTTTGGGGAAGGGAACGAGGATTATGTCCTAGGAATCAGAAATGTGAATTATGTCAGTCATGTACCACACTCATTATTACTGTCTTCTCttgtcctttctgtctctcttgctctctttgtaCAGGAGGACATCGGCAAGCTGTTGAGGTTTGAGTCTTCGGCGCTACCCGCAGGCCAGCAGACCAACCTGAAGGAGTACGGCTCCCGTATGAAGGCCGGGACACGTAACATCTACTACCTGTGTGCCCCAAACCGACACCTGGCTGAACACTCCCCCTACTTTGAGGCCATGAAGCAGAAAGACATGGAGGTGAGATGTTTTCAGATAGCCTGCTACCAGATCTGTTGTCTTGCTAACTCTCCTATGAgcattgtcatgtcaaacaacgactgcagatctgggaccaggctacttttCAGATGGGAATATAAGACAGCGGTGATGGTGGGAGTCTGTCACTTCATCAGTGGTgggcaggttttcatcattaCTCCCTGTAATTGTTGTCAGTGTCTAACTTCTTCTTTCTCTTGTTTTCTTTGTCTCCAGGTGCTGTTCTGCTATGAGCAGTTTGACGAGCTCACCCTCCTGCACCTCAGAGAGTTTGACAAGAAGAAGCTGATCTCTGTGGAAACAGACATTGTGGTGGACCATTACAAGGAAGAGAAGTACCAGGACAGCAAGCCAGGTAAGACCCATCTCTCTCTGACCATTTCACTGAATGCTGTGTGAAGTTAGATTCATTTGAGGGGAAATCCTTGGTTCCATTTATGTCACATTTTCACCTGATCATGCATAGATATcaataaccaggtttccatccaacctgtTAATGCCAGGGAAGTTCCTCGGATAATGTCATGACAGGCCTGAGGGAAACAGCTCATTTGTCGGTcaactttccaaatgtcaacaAAATATGATGGACAATGTGGGatatttttgtgtctgtaaaattaattatgtgagaaatgTTCTGTGTATACGCTTTTATGTGAAAGTATTGTGTGGTCCTCTCACTAGGACTGGGGAAAGCATgccgtttattaggctacaggtgGAAGTTCTGATGACCTtgacagggtggtgaaagtgcacagtgatcttgatgctcctttctaaTAAATCTCCAGGGTCTGATTCTggtgatgcttggctgccgtttgactaAAGTAATTtagctcttttgtccataataatctcatgtaggctataccagcactgtatctgccagctgttggctggAGCGCCCTGCCAACACCAGAGTGGACACGCTCTCTATTTAACACATGTGTTGTGTGAGAACCATCAGTAGTGTTGAAAATGCAATAGAAACCCatttaacatgtattttttattcagTAAAAATGCAAAAGGTGTTTTATGTACATcacgtcatcacgcacagccttttatccccAACAAGTGACTTTGATGAAAACATATCTATGGTGGGAAATTGCGCaggtttttatgcagattttttgAATATTcccatgaaaatctgtcaccaattggatggaatcCTAACTAATGGGAGACGAAGTGAAATGTGCCCCTTAGCCTCCAACCACAGAGCTAATCTAGGAG
Coding sequences within it:
- the LOC129850996 gene encoding heat shock protein 75 kDa, mitochondrial-like; the encoded protein is YRKLRDVLQQRIIKFLMDQSKKEPEKYAKFFEDYGLFIREGIVTTQEQEVREDIGKLLRFESSALPAGQQTNLKEYGSRMKAGTRNIYYLCAPNRHLAEHSPYFEAMKQKDMEVLFCYEQFDELTLLHLREFDKKKLISVETDIVVDHYKEEKYQDSKPASERLTEEQAEDLISWMRNNLGNRVTNIKVLLPYHHYLH